GCGGGGCGGCGGCGGAGACGACGAAGAAGGAGATGTCGGCGGTGGTGAGGGTGCCGGTTCTCAGTCCTGGGGGTTCGTCGGAGGTGGGTGAGGACATGGCGGGGGAAGCCTTTCCGCGACAGGAAACCTAAAGGCTTTCGGTTTGCGCAATGTAGCCTCGGCCTCGACCGTTCGGGAAGACCCGACGGGCAACCGAACAGGGAGTGACGACTCATGGGCCGGCCGCGCAGACCCCTCCTCGACCGGGAGCGGATCACCACCACGGCGCTCGAGATCGTCGACGAGCTGGGCGAGTTCAGCGTCCCGCAGATCGCCAGGCGGCTCGGGGTGCAGACGGCCTCCGTCTACCACCACGTGGACGGCAGGGACGGCATCGTCGAGCTGCTGCGCGAGCGGGTGGCCGCCGCCATCGACGGCGCGACCCTCGACCAGGAGCCCTGGGACGCCGCCATGGCCGCCTGGGCCCGCTCCTACCGGGCCGCCTTCGCCGCCCACCCGCGCACGATCCCGCTGCTCACCACCTCACCGGTGCGCGCGCCGAAGGTCCTCGGCCAGTACGAGCACGCCGTGGGCCGGCTGCTCGACGCGGGCTTCGCCCTGCCGGACGTCATGCCGGTGATCATCGCCCTGGAGAACATCGTCCTCGGGTCGGCCCTCGACATGGCCGCCCCCGAGGCGATGTGGGAGCTGGCCGACGAGACGGCCACACCCCGGCTGGCCCGCGCCCTCGGCGCGGTCCCGGAGGGCCGTACCGACCAGGCCTTCGAGCTGGCGCTCACCGGCTATCTGAGCCATGTCCGGGGGCTGCTCGACACGGATCAGCTGTAGGACTGGAGCTCGATCAAGTACCCCTCCGGGTCGCGGAGATGGGCGGTCCGCAGGCCGGGCCCCCACTCCGGGCGGTCGGCCGCGCCGAGTGCGGCGACCCCGCCGGACTCCAGGCAGAGGGCGAGGGCCTTGTCGACGTCGGCGACCCGCAGGACGAGCATCGCGGCGTCCTGGGCCGGCGCCGGCGCGGCCGGGAGGGCCCCGGTGCCGAGGACGGAGGCCATCGCGCCGCGGTCGAAGAGCACCAGGACGGCCCGCCCGTCGACCTCCCAGTTGGCGTACGGCCCGTCCGGGACCCCCTTGTCGAGGCCGGCGCCGGTCAGTGGCGGCAGGACCGCGGCGTAGAACCGGAAGCAGTCGGCGAAGCGGCTGACGAGCAGACGGGGGTACAGGACGTCCACGGCGGGCTCCTCGAAAAATAGTAGGTCCGCACCCACTATAGGAGCGGACCTTAGAATTCGGTCATGCCTTCCGCGCGATCCACCCCGCCCGCCCTGCTCGGCCTCAGCACCTACCTGCTCTCCCGGATCGGCAAGACGGCCCGGGGCAGACTGGCCGACCGGCTGGCCGAACGCGGCCTTCGGCTCTGGGACATGGCGGTCCTCGCCGCCCTCTCCGACTTCGGGCCGCACGCCCAGCGCGACCTGGTCGTCCGGCTCGGCGTCGACCCCAGCGACATGGCCAAGGTGGTCGAGCAGCTGGCCGGCGGCGGATACGTCGAGCGGGCCCGCGACCCCGAGGACCGCAGGCGCGTCTCCGTCAGCCTCGCCCCGGCCGGCCGGGAGCTCCTCGCGGAGCTCGACGCCGAGGCGCGGGCCGTCCAGGACGAGCTGCTCGCCCCCCTGGACCCGCGGGAACGGAACCTGCTCCAGGGCCTGTTGCTCCGGGTGCACGAAGGGCTCTAGGCCCCGTAGAAAAGCTCCTCCACCACTGCGCGAGCCCGGCGGGTGATACGGCGGTAGTCGTCGACCATCTCGCCGACGTGACCCGACTCGTATCCCAAGTACCGCCCCACCGCGGCGAGTTCCCGCGGAACCGAGGGGAAGGTGTCACCGGGGCGGCCGCGGACCAGCATCACCGCGTTGCGCACCCGGGTGGCGAGGACCCAGGCCTCGTCGAGGGTCTGCGCCTCCTCCGTCGGGATCAGCCCCGCGGCGTGGGCGGCGGCCAGGGCCTCGCGGGTTCGGGTCGTCCGCAGGCCCGGTTCCGCCCAGCCGTGCCGCATCTGGAGCAGCTGGACCGTCCACTCGACGTCGCTGAGGCCGCCGCGCCCGAGCTTGGCGTGGAGGGTCGGGTCGGCGCCGCGCGGCAGCCGCTCGGACTCCATCCGCGCCTTGAGGCGGCGGATCTCGCGGACCGCGTCCTCGCCGAGGCCCTCCATCGGATACCGCAGCGGGTCGACGAGTTCGATGAACCGGTCGGCCAACTCGAGGTCGCCGGCCATGGGTGCGGCGCGCAGCAGCGCCTGGCTCTCCCAGACGAGCGACCACCGGCGGTAGTAGGCCTCGTACGACTTCAGGGTGCGCACCAGGGGGCCGCTCTTGCCCTCCGGACGCAGGTCCGCGTCGATCAGCAACGGCGGGTCGGCGGTGGGCAGTTGGAGCAGCCGTCGCATCTCCGCGACCACCCGGTTCGCGGCCTTGGCCGCCTCCTGCTCGTCGACGCCCTCGCGCGGCTCGTGCACGAACAGCACGTCGGCGTCGGAGCCGTACCCCAGCTCGTGGCCGCCGAAGCGGCCCATGCCGATGACCGCGAACCGGGTCGGCAGCTCCTCGCCCCACTCGGCGCGCACGGCGGCCCGCAGGGCGCCGGCGATCGTCGCCGCGTTGAGGTCGGTGACGGCCTCCCCCACCACGTCGACGAGCGCGCCGGGGTCCTGCTCGCGGGGGTTGTCCTCGGTGCCGTACGAACCGATGAGATCGGCCGCGGCGGTACGGAACAGCTCGCGGCGGCGCACCCCGCGGGCCGCCGCGACGGCGTGCTCGGCGTCGTCCGCGCGGCCCACGGCCGCCAGGACCTCCTGCTCCAGATGGTCCCGGCCGCGCGGCTTCAGACCTTCCGGGTCGCCGAGGATCGCGACGGCCTCGGGGGCGCGGAGCAGCAGGTCGGGGGCGAGGCGGCCGGCGGAGAGGACGCGCGCGAGGTTCTCGGCGGCGGCGCCCTCGTCGCGGAGCAGCCGCAGGTACCAGGGGGTCTTGCCGAGGGCGTCGGAGACCTTGCGGAAGCCGAGGAGTCCGGCGTCCGGGTCGGCCGAGTCGGCGAACCAGCCGAGCAGCACCGGGAGCAGGGTCCGCTGGATCGCCGCCTTGCGGGTGACGCCGGAGGCCAGGGCCTCCAGGTGGCGCAGGGCGGCGGCGGGGTCCGCGTATCCGAGGGCTTCGAGGCGCTGTCCGGCGGCCTTGGGGCTGAGCCGGATCTCGCCGGGGGCGAGCTGGGCGACGGCGTCGAGCAGTGGCCGGTAGAAGAGCTTCTCGTGCAGCCGGCGGACGACGGCGGCGTGCCGCTTCCACTCCTTGTTGAGC
This is a stretch of genomic DNA from Streptomyces sp. R44. It encodes these proteins:
- a CDS encoding TetR/AcrR family transcriptional regulator produces the protein MGRPRRPLLDRERITTTALEIVDELGEFSVPQIARRLGVQTASVYHHVDGRDGIVELLRERVAAAIDGATLDQEPWDAAMAAWARSYRAAFAAHPRTIPLLTTSPVRAPKVLGQYEHAVGRLLDAGFALPDVMPVIIALENIVLGSALDMAAPEAMWELADETATPRLARALGAVPEGRTDQAFELALTGYLSHVRGLLDTDQL
- a CDS encoding VOC family protein, with product MDVLYPRLLVSRFADCFRFYAAVLPPLTGAGLDKGVPDGPYANWEVDGRAVLVLFDRGAMASVLGTGALPAAPAPAQDAAMLVLRVADVDKALALCLESGGVAALGAADRPEWGPGLRTAHLRDPEGYLIELQSYS
- a CDS encoding MarR family winged helix-turn-helix transcriptional regulator — encoded protein: MPSARSTPPALLGLSTYLLSRIGKTARGRLADRLAERGLRLWDMAVLAALSDFGPHAQRDLVVRLGVDPSDMAKVVEQLAGGGYVERARDPEDRRRVSVSLAPAGRELLAELDAEARAVQDELLAPLDPRERNLLQGLLLRVHEGL
- a CDS encoding bifunctional [glutamine synthetase] adenylyltransferase/[glutamine synthetase]-adenylyl-L-tyrosine phosphorylase; the protein is MTVPGRRSSTFSRLLRHGFTDPSGAERLLDVPELSALRDDPVLLDALGVTADPDLALRGLVRLVEAQPETERQTLTTTLLSAKPFRDRLLGVLGASEALADHLARHPRDWESLVTYEAADLHPGVAEFEQGLAEATDAVSLRVAYRRCLLAIAARDVCATIDVAQTAAELADLATATLRAALAIARSAAPADAAMCRLAVIAMGKCGGHELNYVSDVDVIFVGEPAEGADEGKAIQAATRLASHLMRICSETTVEGTIWPVDANLRPEGRNGPLVRTLSSHLAYYQRWAKTWEFQALLKARAVAGDLELGAQYIDAVSPLVWQAAERENFVPDVQKMRRRVVDNIPAAQVERELKLGPGGLRDVEFAVQLLQLVHGRSDAGLHSGTTLDALAALAAGGYVGRADASQLDEAYRFLRAMEHRIQLYRLRRTHLVPEDEADLRRLGRSLGLRTDPVAELNKEWKRHAAVVRRLHEKLFYRPLLDAVAQLAPGEIRLSPKAAGQRLEALGYADPAAALRHLEALASGVTRKAAIQRTLLPVLLGWFADSADPDAGLLGFRKVSDALGKTPWYLRLLRDEGAAAENLARVLSAGRLAPDLLLRAPEAVAILGDPEGLKPRGRDHLEQEVLAAVGRADDAEHAVAAARGVRRRELFRTAAADLIGSYGTEDNPREQDPGALVDVVGEAVTDLNAATIAGALRAAVRAEWGEELPTRFAVIGMGRFGGHELGYGSDADVLFVHEPREGVDEQEAAKAANRVVAEMRRLLQLPTADPPLLIDADLRPEGKSGPLVRTLKSYEAYYRRWSLVWESQALLRAAPMAGDLELADRFIELVDPLRYPMEGLGEDAVREIRRLKARMESERLPRGADPTLHAKLGRGGLSDVEWTVQLLQMRHGWAEPGLRTTRTREALAAAHAAGLIPTEEAQTLDEAWVLATRVRNAVMLVRGRPGDTFPSVPRELAAVGRYLGYESGHVGEMVDDYRRITRRARAVVEELFYGA